From a single Rhizobium lusitanum genomic region:
- a CDS encoding aminopeptidase: protein MTSASNHHPVDTAKLEKLAEVAVKVGLQLQAGQDLLITGPVAAMPLVRLITREAYKAGAGLVSTFYSDEETTLARYEYGHDESFDRAASWLYEGMGKAFANNTARLAISGDNPMLLSGQDPAKVARANRANSVAYKPALEKISNFDINWNIVSYPNPSWAKLVFPDDPEAIAVAKLAKAIFSASRVDVEDPVAAWAEHNANLRKRSEWMNGQRFATLHFQGPGTDLKVGLADGHEWHGGASTAKNGITCNPNIPTEEVFTTPHALRVEGHVSSTKPLSHQGTLIDNIQVRFEGGRIVEAKATRGEEVLNKVLDTDEGARRLGEVALVPHSSPISASGILFYNTLFDENASCHIALGQCYSKCFVDGATLSQEQITAQGGNSSLIHIDWMIGSDKVDIDGIKPDGSSVPVMRKGEWA, encoded by the coding sequence ATGACGTCAGCCTCCAACCATCATCCCGTCGATACCGCCAAGCTGGAAAAGCTTGCCGAAGTGGCCGTGAAGGTCGGGTTGCAGCTACAGGCTGGCCAGGATCTGCTGATCACCGGGCCGGTCGCAGCGATGCCGCTGGTGCGGCTGATCACGCGCGAGGCCTATAAGGCCGGTGCAGGGCTCGTTTCCACCTTTTACTCGGACGAGGAAACCACGCTCGCCCGCTACGAATACGGCCATGACGAGAGCTTCGATCGCGCGGCGAGCTGGCTCTATGAAGGTATGGGCAAGGCCTTCGCCAACAATACCGCGCGGCTCGCCATTTCCGGTGACAATCCGATGCTACTCTCCGGCCAGGACCCGGCCAAGGTGGCGCGTGCCAACCGCGCCAACTCGGTCGCCTACAAGCCGGCACTGGAGAAGATTTCCAATTTCGACATCAACTGGAACATCGTCTCCTACCCCAACCCCTCCTGGGCCAAGCTGGTTTTCCCGGACGACCCGGAAGCAATCGCCGTCGCCAAGCTTGCCAAGGCGATCTTCTCGGCTTCGCGCGTCGATGTCGAAGACCCGGTCGCGGCCTGGGCCGAGCACAATGCCAACCTGCGCAAGCGGTCGGAATGGATGAACGGCCAACGCTTCGCCACGCTGCATTTCCAGGGGCCGGGCACCGATCTGAAGGTCGGCCTTGCCGATGGCCATGAGTGGCATGGCGGCGCTTCGACGGCCAAGAACGGCATCACCTGCAACCCCAACATCCCGACGGAAGAAGTCTTCACCACGCCGCATGCGCTGCGCGTCGAAGGCCATGTCTCCTCGACCAAGCCGCTGTCGCACCAGGGCACGCTGATCGACAATATCCAGGTTCGCTTCGAAGGCGGCCGCATTGTCGAGGCCAAAGCGACGCGCGGCGAGGAAGTGCTGAACAAGGTGCTCGACACCGACGAAGGCGCACGCCGGCTCGGCGAAGTGGCGCTGGTGCCGCATTCCTCGCCGATCTCGGCCAGCGGCATCCTGTTCTACAATACGCTGTTCGATGAAAACGCCTCATGCCACATCGCGCTCGGCCAGTGCTACTCCAAGTGCTTCGTTGACGGCGCGACGCTCAGCCAGGAGCAGATCACGGCGCAGGGCGGCAATTCAAGCCTGATCCACATCGACTGGATGATCGGCTCCGACAAGGTCGACATCGACGGCATCAAGCCAGACGGCTCCAGCGTGCCGGTCATGCGCAAGGGCGAATGGGCATAG
- a CDS encoding M14 family zinc carboxypeptidase: MNITEIVLEGDTTGIAWRLPVLHFKGSKPDAPKIYIQAALHAGELPGTALAHFLCERLRQAEADGALLSDITVVPHANPIGAAQSHFGEMQGRFDLGSRANFNRDFPLISMHDRHLLIANLERYSAVDRLKRQLIHMALGADLVIDLHCDDESLQYAYIDDAFWPEAADLAAALDMDAVLLSDGESSAFEEAVSFAWKYEVPGEKKAQLPGKLSVTVELRGTRDVYPEMARKDAEGLWRFLAARGAVRDDSVTLSAFTGPAVPLDNVEMIRAPQAGTVLFHRNIGERVEEGDLLATIITAPGMPNGTVDVHAPQAGLIVTRVSDRLVRRRGDLMKIGCDGPSAAARKPGTLED; this comes from the coding sequence ATGAACATCACCGAAATCGTTCTCGAAGGCGATACCACGGGGATCGCATGGCGACTGCCGGTGCTGCATTTCAAGGGCAGCAAGCCGGATGCTCCGAAAATCTATATCCAGGCGGCCTTGCATGCCGGCGAGCTGCCGGGTACCGCGCTTGCCCATTTCCTTTGCGAGCGGCTGCGGCAGGCCGAAGCGGACGGCGCGCTTCTGAGCGACATCACCGTTGTCCCGCACGCCAACCCGATCGGTGCCGCGCAATCGCATTTCGGCGAGATGCAGGGCCGTTTCGATCTGGGCTCGCGCGCCAATTTCAACCGCGATTTCCCGCTGATCTCGATGCACGACCGCCATCTGCTGATCGCAAACCTGGAGCGCTATTCCGCCGTCGACCGGTTGAAACGGCAGCTCATCCATATGGCGCTCGGGGCCGATCTGGTGATCGACCTGCATTGCGACGACGAATCCCTGCAATATGCCTATATCGACGATGCCTTCTGGCCAGAGGCCGCCGATCTGGCGGCAGCGCTGGACATGGACGCAGTACTCCTGTCGGACGGCGAAAGCTCCGCCTTCGAGGAAGCCGTCAGCTTCGCCTGGAAATACGAGGTGCCCGGCGAGAAGAAGGCGCAGTTACCCGGAAAACTGTCGGTCACCGTCGAGCTGCGTGGCACGCGCGATGTCTACCCGGAGATGGCCAGGAAAGATGCCGAAGGGCTCTGGCGCTTCCTTGCCGCCCGTGGCGCGGTCAGGGACGACAGCGTCACTCTCTCCGCTTTCACCGGACCGGCGGTGCCGCTCGACAACGTCGAAATGATCCGCGCGCCGCAGGCCGGCACCGTGCTTTTCCATCGCAATATCGGCGAGCGCGTCGAGGAAGGCGATTTGCTGGCGACGATCATCACCGCGCCCGGTATGCCGAACGGGACCGTCGACGTTCATGCCCCGCAAGCCGGCCTCATCGTCACCCGCGTCTCCGACCGCCTGGTGCGGCGCCGCGGCGACCTGATGAAGATCGGCTGCGACGGGCCGAGCGCCGCCGCCCGCAAGCCCGGAACGCTGGAAGACTGA
- the xseA gene encoding exodeoxyribonuclease VII large subunit — MSSFFENDSPSNLAEYSVSELSGSIKRTVESAFDQVRVRGEISGYRGPHSSGHAYFSLKDDRARIDAVIWKGTFSKLKFRPEEGMEIIATGKVTTFPGSSKYQIVIETLEPAGAGALMALLEERKRKLGAEGLFDAERKRRLPFMPKVIGVVTSPTGAVIRDILHRISDRFPVHVLVWPVKVQGEGSGDEVANAIRGFNEFAPGGPLPRPDVLIVARGGGSLEDLWSFNDEAVVRAAATSEIPLISAVGHETDWTLIDHAADVRAPTPTGAAEMAVPVKADLEAQLASFAARLQGGVSRQMDQRRQSVRALLRALPSLDQLLALPRRRFDEAASGLGRGLELNTLNKRRTFERAASHLRPDVLSNRIVERRQMLSERMTRAERTIERMIDRARARIGRADAVFATLPSRLEAQTGRARDLLSNLSRRTDTAIRHQLVRARGELAAQERVMQSLSYKNVLKRGYAVVRDEADRPVSLAAALATGAAISIEFADGRVGAVTGDNPIALTPTEPPQKKRVAKPAGPVDPSKQGSLF, encoded by the coding sequence ATGAGCAGCTTCTTTGAGAATGATTCGCCGTCGAATCTTGCGGAATATTCCGTCTCGGAATTGTCGGGGTCGATCAAGCGCACCGTCGAGAGTGCCTTCGATCAGGTGCGCGTGCGCGGTGAAATCTCCGGCTATCGCGGGCCGCATTCCTCCGGTCACGCCTATTTTTCGCTGAAGGATGACCGCGCCCGCATCGATGCGGTGATCTGGAAAGGCACATTTTCCAAGCTGAAATTCCGCCCCGAGGAGGGAATGGAAATCATCGCCACCGGCAAGGTGACGACCTTCCCCGGCTCCTCGAAATATCAGATCGTCATCGAAACGCTGGAGCCTGCCGGCGCCGGCGCGCTGATGGCGCTGCTCGAGGAGCGCAAGCGCAAGCTTGGCGCCGAGGGCCTGTTCGATGCCGAGCGCAAGCGCCGGCTCCCGTTCATGCCCAAGGTGATTGGTGTTGTCACCTCGCCGACTGGCGCGGTCATCCGCGATATCCTGCACCGCATCTCTGATCGTTTTCCCGTGCATGTGCTGGTCTGGCCGGTAAAAGTGCAGGGGGAGGGCTCCGGTGACGAGGTGGCGAACGCCATCCGTGGTTTCAACGAATTTGCGCCCGGCGGGCCGTTGCCGCGTCCGGATGTGCTGATCGTCGCCCGTGGCGGCGGTAGCCTCGAGGATCTCTGGAGCTTCAACGACGAGGCGGTGGTGCGCGCCGCCGCTACGAGCGAAATCCCGCTGATCTCCGCCGTCGGCCACGAGACCGACTGGACGCTGATTGACCATGCCGCCGATGTGCGTGCGCCGACGCCGACGGGGGCCGCCGAAATGGCCGTGCCGGTCAAGGCCGATCTGGAAGCGCAGCTCGCAAGCTTTGCCGCTCGCCTGCAGGGAGGGGTGAGCCGGCAGATGGATCAGCGGCGGCAGTCCGTGCGCGCCCTGCTGCGCGCGCTTCCGTCGCTCGACCAGCTTCTGGCCTTGCCGCGCCGCCGCTTCGACGAGGCGGCTTCCGGCCTCGGTCGCGGGCTTGAGTTGAATACGCTGAACAAGCGCCGCACCTTCGAACGCGCCGCCTCGCATCTGCGGCCCGACGTCCTGTCGAACCGCATCGTCGAGCGGCGGCAGATGCTGAGCGAGCGGATGACCCGCGCCGAGCGCACCATTGAGCGGATGATCGACCGCGCTCGCGCCCGCATCGGCCGCGCCGACGCCGTTTTTGCGACGCTGCCCTCGCGACTGGAGGCACAGACCGGCCGCGCCCGCGATCTCCTGAGCAATCTTTCCCGCCGCACGGATACGGCGATCCGCCATCAGCTCGTGCGGGCGCGTGGTGAGTTGGCGGCGCAGGAGCGCGTGATGCAATCGCTGTCCTACAAGAACGTGCTGAAGCGCGGCTATGCCGTCGTGCGCGACGAGGCCGACCGGCCGGTTTCGCTGGCTGCAGCGCTGGCCACGGGTGCGGCCATCTCGATCGAATTCGCCGATGGCCGTGTTGGCGCGGTTACCGGCGATAACCCCATAGCGCTGACACCTACGGAACCGCCTCAAAAAAAACGCGTCGCGAAACCGGCTGGTCCCGTCGATCCGTCGAAGCAGGGTAGCCTGTTCTGA
- a CDS encoding homogentisate export protein — protein MIFVTATIIGIAAGLQRSAIVSILGAALVSIAFMAAVAISMVPPPLTTLFIALGGYNLGFIGYLITLDVLEQHRRA, from the coding sequence ATGATATTCGTAACCGCCACGATCATTGGAATTGCCGCCGGCCTGCAACGCTCGGCGATCGTCTCGATCCTGGGCGCCGCCCTGGTGAGCATCGCCTTCATGGCGGCCGTCGCCATCTCGATGGTTCCGCCGCCGTTGACGACATTGTTCATCGCCCTCGGCGGCTACAATCTTGGCTTCATTGGTTATCTCATCACGCTCGACGTGCTGGAGCAGCACCGCCGGGCTTGA
- the ybaK gene encoding Cys-tRNA(Pro) deacylase, which produces MSKTTRATQVLTQAKVAFTVHAYDYDPNAERVGMQAAEALGEEPHRVLKTLMAEVDGKPVCVVVPSDHEVSMKKLAAAFGGKSANMMKPADAERLTGYHVGGISPFGQKKIVPTAIEAQAMTEVYVYINGGQRGLQVRLSPQDALRVLKASASPLIA; this is translated from the coding sequence ATGTCCAAAACCACCCGCGCGACACAAGTGCTGACCCAAGCCAAAGTCGCCTTCACGGTTCACGCCTATGACTACGATCCCAATGCCGAACGGGTCGGGATGCAGGCGGCGGAAGCTTTGGGAGAGGAGCCGCATCGGGTGTTGAAGACGCTGATGGCGGAGGTGGATGGCAAGCCGGTTTGCGTCGTCGTGCCCTCAGACCATGAGGTCAGCATGAAGAAGCTTGCCGCCGCTTTCGGCGGAAAATCGGCGAATATGATGAAACCCGCCGATGCCGAGCGGCTGACGGGCTATCATGTCGGCGGCATTAGTCCTTTCGGCCAGAAGAAGATCGTACCGACGGCGATCGAAGCGCAAGCGATGACCGAAGTCTACGTCTATATCAACGGCGGCCAGCGCGGCCTTCAGGTGCGGCTCAGCCCACAAGATGCGCTCAGGGTTCTGAAGGCCAGTGCCTCGCCGCTGATTGCCTGA
- a CDS encoding quinone oxidoreductase family protein, which produces MPLAIAMNNPGSPETMQLVDLPITEPGSGQARISQSISGVNFVDIYIRSGLYPRPPGQTILGFEGAGIVDAIGSDVEGLKVGDRVAYVGHPLGSYAEMRTLPASRLIKLPDGVSERLAGSSMLRGLTAQMLLQKVHPVQPGEWILVHAAAGGLGQIVTRWAKRLGANVIGTVGSEAKAGFAYEAGADAVLLHTSEDWVEETRRIADRRGVHFAIDGIGGAMLSQTLATVRPFGMVASLGQPAGPIPPVQIEELTAPRAIALSRPSVLVYANDPDLYRQGAEALMTELQAGLINPIGAEYTLKDAAIAHADLEAGRTTASVVLTM; this is translated from the coding sequence ATGCCCCTAGCCATTGCCATGAACAACCCCGGCAGCCCCGAGACGATGCAGCTCGTCGATCTCCCAATCACCGAGCCGGGTTCCGGTCAGGCTCGTATCAGCCAAAGCATTTCCGGCGTCAATTTCGTCGATATCTATATTCGCTCGGGTCTTTACCCACGGCCACCCGGCCAGACCATTCTCGGCTTCGAAGGTGCGGGCATCGTGGATGCAATCGGCTCCGACGTCGAGGGTCTGAAGGTCGGCGATCGCGTCGCCTATGTCGGCCACCCGCTCGGCAGTTATGCCGAGATGCGCACCCTGCCCGCCTCACGGCTGATAAAGCTGCCCGATGGTGTCAGCGAACGGCTTGCCGGCAGCTCGATGCTGCGCGGACTTACCGCCCAGATGCTGCTCCAGAAAGTCCATCCCGTGCAACCGGGCGAATGGATCCTGGTGCATGCGGCGGCCGGCGGTCTCGGGCAGATCGTCACCCGCTGGGCCAAGCGGCTCGGCGCAAACGTCATCGGCACCGTCGGTTCGGAAGCCAAGGCGGGATTCGCCTATGAGGCCGGCGCCGATGCGGTTCTCCTGCACACATCCGAGGATTGGGTAGAGGAAACCCGCCGCATCGCCGACCGCCGGGGCGTGCATTTCGCCATAGACGGCATCGGCGGCGCGATGCTCTCGCAGACGCTCGCAACCGTGCGCCCGTTTGGCATGGTCGCCAGCCTCGGACAGCCAGCCGGCCCCATTCCGCCGGTCCAGATCGAGGAGTTGACCGCCCCCCGGGCCATCGCTCTCTCCCGCCCGAGCGTGCTGGTCTATGCCAACGATCCCGATCTCTATCGGCAAGGCGCCGAAGCCCTGATGACGGAATTGCAGGCCGGCCTGATCAATCCGATCGGCGCAGAATACACGCTGAAGGATGCGGCCATCGCGCATGCCGATCTGGAGGCAGGACGAACGACGGCAAGCGTGGTGCTGACGATGTGA
- a CDS encoding glycosyltransferase, whose translation MWNEKLNIAVLLPCYNEAATIGDVVRGFRQALPQADIYVYDNNSTDSTALHAMLAGATVVRERRQGKGHVVRRMFADIDADIYLMADGDGTYAPDDAEELIRTLLTEGSDMVVGTRRGVHDDAGRQGHAFGNRIFNWLYRTIFGPDFTDIFSGYRAFSRRFVKSFPAVSGGFEIETEMSVHASRLKLPVSELELDYGRRPEGSHSKLSTFRDGWKILWMFAMLMKETRPFAFFGILGAISMELSIGFSIPVLFEYFETGMVLRMPTWVLSMALMMISFMLFTAGLILDSVARARAEQLRIHYMSLAKPASRQMGEERTAYMTEHEKPASRRKRAKAA comes from the coding sequence ATGTGGAACGAGAAGCTGAATATCGCCGTCCTTCTGCCCTGCTACAATGAAGCCGCCACGATCGGCGACGTCGTCCGCGGCTTTCGTCAGGCTCTGCCGCAGGCCGACATTTACGTCTACGACAACAATTCCACCGACAGCACGGCGTTGCATGCCATGCTTGCGGGTGCGACCGTGGTGCGCGAGCGCCGCCAGGGCAAGGGGCATGTGGTGCGCCGCATGTTCGCCGATATCGACGCCGACATCTATCTCATGGCCGACGGCGACGGCACCTATGCACCTGACGACGCGGAGGAACTGATCCGCACACTTCTGACGGAAGGCTCCGACATGGTCGTCGGCACCCGTCGCGGCGTCCATGACGATGCCGGTCGGCAGGGCCATGCCTTCGGCAACCGTATCTTCAACTGGCTTTACCGCACGATCTTCGGCCCCGATTTCACCGACATCTTCTCCGGCTACCGCGCCTTCTCCCGCCGCTTCGTCAAGAGCTTCCCGGCCGTATCAGGCGGTTTCGAGATCGAGACGGAAATGTCGGTGCATGCCTCGCGGCTGAAGCTGCCGGTCAGCGAGCTGGAGCTCGATTACGGCCGCCGGCCGGAAGGCTCGCATTCCAAGCTTTCGACCTTCCGCGACGGCTGGAAGATCCTCTGGATGTTCGCGATGCTGATGAAGGAAACGCGACCCTTCGCCTTCTTTGGAATTCTGGGTGCCATCTCGATGGAGTTGAGCATCGGCTTCTCGATTCCGGTGCTCTTCGAATATTTCGAAACCGGCATGGTCTTGCGCATGCCGACCTGGGTGCTCTCCATGGCGCTGATGATGATTTCCTTCATGCTGTTCACGGCCGGTTTGATCCTCGATTCCGTCGCGCGTGCCCGTGCAGAACAGCTTCGCATTCACTATATGAGCCTGGCCAAGCCGGCATCTCGCCAGATGGGTGAGGAGCGAACGGCCTATATGACGGAACACGAGAAGCCGGCAAGCCGGAGGAAAAGGGCCAAGGCTGCATGA
- a CDS encoding MFS transporter: MNTASQTIQSNSALTLVSIVALTFFGYLAIGLPLAVLPTYVDSGLGFGVVWAGIAISTQYVATIVSRAQVGRLCDQYGPRRSVFLGFFAYGLCGALTLASALVTDTPALSLASLLAGRLALGIGESLVSTAAITWAIGLMGSRETVRIISWNGIATFGGIAIAAPFGAWLEGQYGFFAIGSVTISLAIAGVMLAQTRPPVPGVKEKGIGTGQVLSRILPYGVALALAASGFGVVMAFVALFFHNRGWDGASLALSAFGLAFMGVRLGLAQAVARFGGLPLARISLVLEIVGLLTIAFAPTPTIAIIGAALAGTGFAPVFPALGNEAMARIPPQNRGVALGLYSMFLDVALGGTGPIAGVLADHFGYTAPFFLGGGAVLLSLALCFCLRRSSNA; this comes from the coding sequence GTGAACACAGCCTCTCAGACAATCCAGTCCAACTCGGCCCTTACCCTTGTTTCCATTGTTGCGCTGACCTTCTTTGGCTACCTCGCCATCGGCCTGCCGCTTGCCGTGCTGCCGACCTATGTCGATAGTGGCCTTGGCTTCGGTGTCGTCTGGGCCGGCATCGCCATCAGCACGCAATATGTGGCGACCATCGTCAGCCGTGCGCAGGTCGGCCGGTTGTGCGACCAATACGGGCCGCGCCGTTCGGTCTTCCTCGGTTTTTTCGCCTACGGGCTTTGCGGCGCCCTGACGCTGGCATCAGCGCTCGTCACGGATACACCGGCGCTGAGCCTTGCGTCGCTACTCGCCGGACGCCTGGCGCTTGGTATCGGCGAAAGCCTGGTCAGCACGGCGGCGATCACCTGGGCGATCGGCCTGATGGGATCGCGCGAAACCGTGCGGATCATCTCGTGGAACGGCATCGCGACGTTTGGCGGCATCGCAATTGCGGCCCCCTTCGGCGCCTGGCTGGAGGGACAATACGGTTTCTTCGCCATCGGCTCGGTGACAATCAGCCTGGCGATTGCCGGTGTGATGCTGGCGCAGACGCGACCACCCGTGCCCGGCGTCAAGGAAAAGGGCATCGGCACCGGCCAGGTGCTCAGCCGCATCCTGCCTTACGGCGTGGCGCTAGCGCTGGCCGCCAGCGGCTTCGGCGTCGTCATGGCCTTCGTCGCCCTGTTTTTCCATAACCGCGGTTGGGATGGGGCTTCGCTGGCGTTGAGCGCCTTTGGTCTGGCCTTTATGGGCGTTCGCCTCGGATTGGCGCAAGCTGTCGCCCGTTTCGGCGGCCTGCCGCTGGCGCGCATTTCGCTGGTGCTCGAAATCGTCGGCCTGCTGACGATTGCCTTCGCTCCCACGCCTACGATCGCGATTATCGGCGCGGCCCTTGCCGGCACCGGCTTTGCGCCGGTCTTCCCGGCACTCGGCAACGAGGCGATGGCGCGCATTCCGCCGCAGAACCGCGGCGTGGCGCTTGGCCTCTACTCGATGTTCCTCGATGTGGCGCTCGGAGGCACCGGTCCGATCGCCGGCGTGCTTGCCGATCACTTCGGCTATACGGCCCCCTTCTTCCTCGGCGGCGGCGCCGTCCTGCTCAGCCTCGCACTCTGCTTCTGCCTGCGCAGGAGCAGCAACGCCTAG
- a CDS encoding Gfo/Idh/MocA family protein, producing the protein MLRFGILSTAKIGRDLVVPAIQDAENCVVTAVASRDLARARQMADRFSVPHAFGSYEEMLASDKIDAVYIPLPTAQHVEWTIKAADAGKHVLCEKPIALKAEEIDSLIAARDRNKVLVSEAYMVTYAPVWRKVRSLLADGAIGRLRHIQGAFTYFNRDAGNMRNIPALGGGGLPDIGVYPTISARFVTGREPLRIQAVTERDPEFGTDIYSSVKADFGDFDMSFYISTQMANRQVMVFHGTEGFIEVKSPFNADRYGAEELELTNRSHTESQIFRFPDSRQYRREAEAFASAALGKEAEVVSLESSKLNQKVIDAIYRASEKDGWEPV; encoded by the coding sequence ATGTTGCGTTTCGGAATCTTGTCGACAGCGAAGATCGGCCGCGATCTAGTCGTGCCTGCCATTCAGGATGCGGAAAATTGCGTTGTGACGGCGGTTGCCAGCCGCGATCTCGCTCGTGCCCGGCAGATGGCGGATCGCTTCTCCGTCCCGCATGCCTTCGGCTCCTACGAAGAGATGCTCGCCTCCGATAAGATCGATGCCGTCTATATTCCGCTGCCGACGGCGCAGCATGTCGAGTGGACGATCAAGGCGGCGGATGCCGGCAAGCATGTGCTCTGCGAAAAGCCGATCGCGCTGAAGGCCGAGGAGATCGATAGCCTGATCGCCGCCCGCGACCGCAACAAGGTGCTGGTGAGCGAAGCCTACATGGTCACCTATGCGCCGGTCTGGCGGAAGGTGCGCTCGCTTCTGGCCGATGGCGCCATCGGCCGCCTGCGCCACATCCAGGGCGCCTTCACCTATTTTAACCGCGATGCCGGCAATATGCGCAACATCCCCGCGCTCGGCGGCGGCGGCTTGCCCGATATCGGCGTCTATCCGACGATATCAGCCCGCTTCGTCACCGGCCGTGAACCGCTGCGCATCCAGGCAGTCACCGAGCGCGATCCGGAATTCGGCACGGACATCTATTCCAGCGTCAAGGCTGATTTCGGCGATTTCGATATGAGCTTCTATATCTCGACGCAGATGGCCAACCGCCAGGTCATGGTCTTCCATGGCACGGAAGGTTTCATCGAGGTGAAGTCGCCCTTCAATGCCGATCGCTACGGCGCAGAAGAGCTTGAACTGACCAATCGCAGCCACACGGAATCGCAGATCTTCCGCTTCCCCGACAGCCGCCAATACAGGCGCGAGGCGGAAGCCTTCGCATCCGCCGCTCTTGGCAAGGAGGCCGAAGTCGTGTCGCTCGAAAGTTCGAAGCTCAACCAGAAGGTCATCGATGCCATCTATCGCGCCAGCGAAAAGGACGGCTGGGAGCCTGTCTGA
- a CDS encoding NAD(P)H-dependent oxidoreductase, with protein MRILLVLAHPLEDSFAAAVAKMAKETLVAGGHQVDLLDLYRERFDPRLSEAERRGYFDQPYDTSGVADIVARLQAADGLILVFPQWWFNFPAILKGFFDRAFAPGIAFTHDSAGGRIVPKLTNIRLFWALTTTGSPWWIVHLYMGNPVRRLLKRGIAAFCAKRLDFRMLTLHDMDRVSEAGRLAHLARVRAALAAL; from the coding sequence ATGCGTATCCTGTTGGTGCTTGCCCATCCGCTGGAAGATAGTTTTGCCGCAGCGGTGGCGAAAATGGCAAAGGAGACGCTTGTCGCCGGTGGGCATCAGGTCGATCTGCTCGATCTCTATCGCGAACGCTTCGATCCGCGCCTGTCCGAGGCGGAGCGGCGTGGTTATTTCGACCAGCCCTACGATACCTCTGGCGTCGCGGATATCGTCGCGAGGCTACAGGCGGCAGATGGGCTGATACTGGTCTTTCCGCAATGGTGGTTCAATTTTCCGGCCATTCTCAAGGGCTTCTTCGATCGCGCCTTCGCGCCCGGCATCGCCTTCACCCACGATTCTGCCGGTGGCCGCATCGTGCCGAAACTCACCAATATCCGCCTGTTTTGGGCGCTGACGACAACCGGTTCGCCCTGGTGGATCGTCCATCTCTATATGGGCAACCCGGTGCGCCGCCTGCTGAAGCGCGGCATTGCCGCCTTCTGCGCCAAGCGATTGGATTTCCGAATGCTGACCCTGCACGACATGGACCGCGTCAGCGAAGCCGGGCGTCTGGCCCATCTTGCTCGTGTCAGGGCGGCGTTGGCCGCCCTGTAG
- a CDS encoding ArsC family reductase yields the protein MTITIYGIKNCDTMKKARTWLESHGIAYDFHDYKAAGIDRDHLERWTTEAGWEIVLNRAGTTFRALPEESRADLTRDKAIALMLAQPSMIKRPVLDADGKLLVGFKPETYADAFKVGT from the coding sequence ATGACCATCACCATTTACGGCATCAAGAATTGCGACACGATGAAGAAGGCGCGGACCTGGCTCGAGAGCCACGGCATCGCCTATGATTTCCATGACTACAAGGCCGCCGGCATCGACCGGGACCATCTGGAACGCTGGACAACGGAAGCCGGCTGGGAAATCGTGCTCAACCGTGCCGGCACCACCTTCAGGGCCTTGCCCGAAGAAAGCCGCGCCGACCTCACCAGGGACAAGGCTATCGCCTTGATGCTGGCCCAACCTTCGATGATCAAGCGCCCGGTGCTGGATGCGGACGGAAAATTGCTGGTTGGGTTCAAGCCGGAAACTTATGCGGATGCCTTCAAGGTCGGTACGTAA
- a CDS encoding GtrA family protein: MKKLLRFLIAGGVGFVVDAGVLHLLLWYTPYGPFIGRAVSIPSALLATWFLNRNFTFGRSGRSLAAEGFRYGSVGLTSALLNYALFSSLLVTAPSLRPIIALILASAAATAFSFFGYSRFVFRHRQNP; the protein is encoded by the coding sequence ATGAAGAAGCTTCTTCGCTTCCTGATCGCCGGCGGCGTTGGCTTCGTGGTCGATGCGGGCGTGCTGCATTTGCTGCTTTGGTACACGCCCTACGGCCCTTTTATCGGCCGAGCGGTGTCCATACCGAGCGCGCTGCTCGCCACATGGTTCCTCAACCGCAATTTCACCTTCGGCCGTTCCGGCCGCTCGCTGGCGGCCGAAGGCTTCCGCTATGGTTCGGTCGGCCTGACCTCAGCATTGCTGAACTATGCCCTGTTCAGCTCGCTGCTGGTCACCGCGCCGAGCTTGCGCCCGATCATAGCGCTGATCCTGGCGTCAGCGGCGGCGACGGCTTTCAGCTTCTTCGGCTATTCGCGCTTCGTCTTCCGCCACCGCCAAAATCCCTAG